The following proteins come from a genomic window of Pichia kudriavzevii chromosome 1, complete sequence:
- a CDS encoding uncharacterized protein (PKUD0A09740; similar to Saccharomyces cerevisiae YIL138C (TPM2) and YNL079C (TPM1); ancestral locus Anc_2.215): protein MDKLREKMNKLKLESESWQEKADESSQKVKELEQELLEKENEIKSLTTKNQTLEEENEKLESEVENHKKVAGDSTHLQTSNENIQKKNAMLEEELEASDNNLKETTAKLRESDLKVETLENKLSALEKEKGELETKYDELEEKYKKAVEELDEISNQLEAL from the exons ATGGACAAGTTAAGAGAA AAGATGAACAAGCTGAAGCTTGAATCCGAATCATGGCAAGAGAAGGCCGACGAGTCTTCGCAGAAGGTGAAGGAGTTAGAGCAAGAGCTcttggagaaggagaacGAAATCAAGTCATTAACCACCAAGAACCAGACCTTGGAGGAGGAAAACGAAAAGTTGGAATCTGAAGTTGAAAACCACAAGAAGGTTGCTGGTGACTCCACCCACTTACAGACATCCAACGagaatatccaaaagaaaaacgcCATGCTCGAGGAGGAATTGGAGGCTTCTGATAACAACTTGAAGGAAACCACTGCCAAGTTAAGGGAATCCGACTTAAAGGTTGAGACTTTGGAGAACAAGCTAAGCGCAttagagaaggagaagggCGAATTGGAGACCAAGTATGACGAATTGGAGGAGAAGTACAAGAAGGCTGTCGAAGAATTAGACgaaatttcaaaccaatTGGAAGCTTTATAA
- a CDS encoding uncharacterized protein (PKUD0A09710; similar to Saccharomyces cerevisiae YDL052C (SLC1); ancestral locus Anc_4.226), whose product MSVVGKLLKKLKFYTKGLVALNILLISATYGVVCSVFLSLIGKKELAQWSTARFYYHFFSFVMRTKINIDRPELLSQLPAILISNHQSELDIYMLGRIFPQRCVVTAKKQLKYIPFLGWFMAASGTFFLDRSNKESAIRTLNKALDDLKSNKGGLFMFPEGTRSYSPTPTLLPFKKGAFHLAVQAQIPIIPLVVSNTSNIYSMKSDNFNRGEINIRVLDPVPTVGLTKDDVAKLTEDVYNKMNKAVHELGMSHVYGEEAPCIEENPEIHEENSVPETAATDATVVSETTNLLQKN is encoded by the coding sequence ATGTCTGTTGTTGGTAAATTACTCAAGAAGCTTAAATTCTACACCAAGGGGCTGGTTGCTCTTAATATCTTGCTCATCAGTGCCACTTACGGTGTTGTATGTTCGGTGTTTCTGTCTCTTATTGGTAAGAAAGAGTTGGCACAATGGAGTACAGCCAGGTTTTACTATcattttttcagttttgtCATGAGGACAAAGATCAACATCGATAGACCGGAACTGTTGTCGCAGTTGCCTGCAATTCTCATTTCCAACCATCAGTCGGAATTAGACATTTATATGCTAGGTAGAATTTTCCCCCAGAGATGTGTCGTTACTGCCAAGAAACAGTTGAAATACATACCATTTCTCGGTTGGTTTATGGCTGCCTCAGGcacttttttccttgacaGATCCAACAAGGAGTCTGCCATTAGAACTTTGAACAAGGCGTTGGATGACTTGAAGAGTAACAAGGGCGGCTTGTTCATGTTCCCCGAAGGTACAAGATCATATTCCCCAACACCTACATTGTTGCCCTTCAAGAAGGGCGCCTTCCATTTGGCCGTACAAGCCCAAATCCCAATCATCCCATTGGTGGTGTCCAACACCTCTAACATATATTCGATGAAGTCGGATAACTTCAACAGGGGCGAAATCAATATCAGGGTGTTGGATCCCGTTCCTACAGTGGGCCTCACCAAGGACGACGTTGCCAAACTTACTGAGGACGTTTATAATAAAATGAACAAGGCGGTCCATGAATTGGGAATGAGCCACGTCTATGGTGAAGAAGCCCCTTGTATTGAAGAGAATCCAGAAATACACGAGGAGAACTCTGTTCCTGAGACTGCTGCAACTGATGCTACCGTAGTATCAGAAACCACAAACCTCTTACAGAAAAACTAG
- a CDS encoding uncharacterized protein (PKUD0A09730; similar to Saccharomyces cerevisiae YNL080C (EOS1); ancestral locus Anc_2.214): MSQRGIFISSEEDRLRRHIENLNEGTDYDSEYANHPPPTDSEIEPEIALTSGRNYIDSLDDPAPEYLTEEPENSVQGNLIISQHSHRNWFINMETQTVNANATSITNSNSNSRLRLSNHSYNNSASSSNLRNDLVGGNLVNNRDSTASVDLYYTRNKLKLYGLKRLSVTQRIIVSICRDLPLYSILINLCFLLSSWYKLMKNPYGNLTTVRATEFFLASLWCLVSCVLSFNIVDGMMVRWMLIYDIQAVIIRILSMSLIIILIIEMMNYTFNNSDNEFCLTVWILISCVLTFIFIVQCFWSNNLIIEDQLKRKRMRNLESRSLSNHNINGDRFGIGHNDNSNAGVQSASHTNTGTQSHQSVPPNDDSKVEYKRRVDFYNLVVYAVVPIGVASFISTIGLVRLLLILRLDIGMEITRIQQGG; encoded by the coding sequence ATGAGCCAACGAGGTATATTTATATCGTCGGAGGAGGATCGGTTGCGTCGACATATTGAAAATCTGAACGAGGGTACAGATTACGATTCAGAATATGCCAATCATCCACCGCCAACAGATTCCGAGATTGAACCAGAGATTGCCCTAACTTCGGGGCGAAACTATATCGACAGCCTGGACGACCCTGCTCCAGAGTATCTGACCGAGGAACCGGAGAACTCGGTCCAGGGGAACCTGATTATAAGCCAACATTCCCATCGAAACTGGTTTATAAATATGGAGACTCAAACTGTAAATGCCAATGCAACTTCAATcacaaattcaaactcaaaCTCTCGTCTTAGACTATCCAATCACTCTTACAACAATTCGGCATCTTCCTCGAATCTAAGGAATGACTTGGTGGGAGGGAATCTAGTGAACAACAGAGACTCAACTGCTAGTGTTGATTTATATTATACTCGaaacaaattgaagttgTATGGGTTGAAAAGATTATCTGTTACACAACGAATAATTGTTTCGATTTGCAGAGATCTACCGCTATATTCGATACTGATCAATCTATGTTTCCTCCTTTCGAGCTGGTACAAGCTCATGAAGAATCCATATGGCAACCTCACAACAGTTAGGGCAACTGAATTTTTCCTTGCATCGTTGTGGTGTCTTGTCAGTTGTGTGCTCTCCTTCAATATTGTCGACGGAATGATGGTCCGCTGGATGTTAATATACGATATTCAGGCAGTTATTATTCGAATACTAAGTATGAGCTTGATCATCATACTCATAATTgagatgatgaattatACGTTTAACAACTCAGACAACGAATTCTGTCTAACTGTATGGATCCTAATATCGTGTGTTTTAACGTTTATATTCATTGTCCAGTGTTTTTGGAGCAACAACCTGATAATTGAAGACCagttgaagaggaagaggatgaGGAACCTCGAAAGTAGAAGTCTCTCCAACCACAACATCAATGGCGATAGATTTGGTATTGGTCACAACGACAATAGTAATGCCGGTGTTCAGTCGGCTTCTCATACCAATACAGGCACACAGTCCCATCAGAGTGTTCCACCAAATGACGACTCCAAGGTGGAGTACAAGAGAAGAGTCGATTTCTACAATCTCGTAGTCTATGCCGTTGTTCCTATTGGCGTGGCCAGTTTCATCTCCACCATTGGCTTGGTAAGGCTTCTACTCATACTTCGGCTCGATATCGGGATGGAAATCACCCGAATACAGCAGGGTGGGTAG
- a CDS encoding uncharacterized protein (PKUD0A09720; similar to Saccharomyces cerevisiae YNL081C (SWS2); ancestral locus Anc_2.213): MVVHILGKAIKGKYRINFGLSKSFYGIGLNTATKICSRLGFYPDMRMHQLTEQQTMSITKELSEMDIDSKLLSQIRANIKMKREIGSYAGMRHSMGLPVRGQRTKTNAKTARKLNRIERKM; the protein is encoded by the exons ATGGTCGTTCACATCCTAGGTAAAGCGATCAAGGGGAAATACAGAATCAAC TTTGGTCTATCCAAGTCGTTCTATGGTATTGGTTTGAACACGGCAACAAAGATCTGCTCGAGGTTGGGGTTCTATCCCGACATGCGGATGCACCAACTAACCGAACAACAAACAATGTCCATCACCAAGGAGCTCTCTGAGATGGACATTGACTCCAAGTTGCTCTCGCAAATCAGGGCCAACATCAAgatgaagagagaaattGGATCGTACGCAGGTATGAGACATTCTATGGGATTGCCGGTGAGAGGTCAAAGAACAAAGACCAATGCAAAGACTGCAAGAAAGTTGAACAGAAtcgaaagaaaaatgtgA
- a CDS encoding uncharacterized protein (PKUD0A09750; similar to Saccharomyces cerevisiae YNL077W (APJ1); ancestral locus Anc_2.218), which translates to MVKETRLYELLQISTDADYQDIRKAYKALALKYHPDKQTVKSTEETERLTNIFKDITEAYNILSDKNKRYLYDNYGEEVAKNPQDATTAFSANNHHYDHDLNNRYGNANHYYNRRSQQSRQHTEFNDSMNFPFSQHSTDMFEQIFSGFPDTTFMNTFNTPFNATRSDDYPNHSYGRPVYRDGSNPQKKGRDIMDNIPCNLIDYYNGKDIKLRLSKRVKCPKCKGRGGLKVYTCNDCCGSGIIINETRTGLMYQRVQATCNRCHGSGEFIPAKYVCDECGGNKLVDTKVIFEFRSPRGVSAGYKIIIPNAADEGIDLIPGDVILTLQDSKIDDNTKFKRFGDYLLTTISIPLSVALCGGYITFTHINNEEVKIEIPRGSIKSGNQLKVLKGFGMPIAQETPSSRRSKDGQNNKRDKKKHRNRNGKDKNYKGKEDVNYGKSNRNDDVNNGTNIINMNDSTLNKSSSNSEEDKEKIKFGDLIIKFEIEFPDVNLFTNEQVQLLNNVLTGQMVPTSFGTVSDSSSDDISSMEESNPTSLNMTPRFESSASSMSSKFKYGTSTSGSDRSLNVSKAVPMTVPKEHGYANGVDINDFTKSGAGVELSKPKEGSESTDLNDSGSDNMGDKIVYLEDITNVEKVGLSLLDFPETSNKGSTMSNSNGYHPTSAEDTVHTANVMDSSIPGIPNTKRFKSRM; encoded by the coding sequence ATGGTAAAGGAAACCAGATTATACgaacttcttcaaatttctaCAGACGCAGATTATCAGGATATCAGAAAGGCATACAAAGCTCTTGCACTAAAATATCACCCGGATAAACAAACAGTAAAGTCAACAGAAGAAACTGAGAGGTTAACAaatatattcaaagatatcaCTGAAGCGTATAATATATTaagtgataaaaataaaagatatTTATACGACAATTATGGTGAAGAGGTGGCAAAAAATCCACAAGACGCAACTACAGCGTTTTCAGCTAATAACCATCATTACGACCATGACTTGAACAACCGTTATGGGAATGCAAACCATTACTATAATCGACGTTCACAGCAATCAAGACAACATACTGAGTTCAACGATTCGATgaattttccattttctcaacattCCACTGATATGTTTGAGCAAATATTTAGTGGATTTCCGGACACCACATTTATGAATACGTTCAATACCCCATTCAATGCCACGCGGAGTGATGATTACCCAAATCATAGCTATGGTAGACCGGTCTACAGAGATGGCTCGAACCCTCAAAAGAAGGGCAGAGATATTATGGATAATATTCCGTGTAACTTGATTGATTATTACAATGGtaaagatatcaaattaAGGTTGAGCAAAAGAGTGAAGTGTCCAAAATGTAAGGGTAGAGGGGGGTTGAAGGTCTACACATGTAACGATTGTTGTGGTTCAGGTATAATCATCAATGAGACGAGAACTGGACTGATGTATCAGAGGGTCCAAGCCACTTGTAATAGATGCCATGGATCTGGAGAATTCATACCCGCTAAATACGTATGCGATGAATGTGGAGGAAATAAGCTAGTGGACACGAAGGttatatttgaattcaGAAGTCCGAGGGGTGTGAGTGCGGGTTACAAGATTATAATACCAAATGCAGCAGACGAAGGTATTGACTTAATCCCTGGTGATGTTATTCTAACTTTGCAGGACAgtaaaattgatgataataCCAAGTTCAAGAGATTTGGCGACTATTTATTAACTACAATCTCGATACCTTTAAGTGTTGCATTATGTGGCGGGTATATTACATTTACACATATCAACAATGAGGAAGTAAAGATTGAGATTCCACGAGGCAGTATTAAAAGTGGTAATCAGCTCAAGGTGCTGAAAGGATTTGGTATGCCGATTGCACAAGAAACACCCTCTTCTAGACGTTCTAAAGATGGGCAAAACAACAAACGggacaagaagaagcaCAGGAATAGGAATGGCAAGGACAAAAATtacaaaggaaaagaagatgtGAATTATGGAAAGAGTAATAGAAACGATGATGTTAATAATGGTACTAACATTATCAATATGAATGATTCAACACTTAATAAAAGTAGTAGCAATAGTGAGGAGGATAAGGAAAAGATTAAGTTTGGCGATTTAATTATCAAGTTTGAGATTGAGTTCCCAGATGTGAATTTATTCACCAATGAGCAAGTTCAGCTTTTAAACAATGTATTAACTGGGCAAATGGTGCCTACAAGTTTCGGAACTGTCTCAGATTCCTCAAGCGACGACATATCATCTATGGAGGAGTCCAATCCTACTTCTCTCAATATGACGCCACGTTTTGAATCGAGTGCTTCTAGTATGAGCTCCAAGTTCAAATACGGTACATCCACCAGTGGAAGTGATCGAAGTTTGAACGTTTCCAAGGCTGTCCCGATGACTGTTCCAAAGGAGCACGGATATGCCAATGGAGTTGACATAAACGACTTCACCAAATCTGGTGCTGGTGTGGAGCTGAGCAAACCTAAAGAGGGAAGCGAGTCGACGGATTTGAACGATTCTGGCTCCGACAATATGGGGGACAAGATAGTGTACCTTGAGGATATAACCAATGTCGAAAAAGTTGGTCTTTCCCTGTTGGATTTCCCAGAGACTTCGAACAAAGGGTCCACCATGAGCAACAGCAACGGCTACCATCCAACAAGTGCAGAAGACACAGTCCACACGGCCAATGTGATGGACAGCAGCATCCCTGGTATTCCAAACACGAAGAGattcaaatcaagaatGTAG
- a CDS encoding uncharacterized protein (PKUD0A09690; similar to Saccharomyces cerevisiae YJL157C (FAR1); ancestral locus Anc_1.190): protein MDIHQGANSGWNFKNIPKQLNVSGASTSAFSVNSAPLSDRTNATSVTNTPCYHQTIKTSHINNIYDSNLLSSTPAPIRRKKFQQNLINVYECAFCNESLHHVFEGEKLVDLDCGHTLHFQCFHELTTPLPLFDKFNVDANTYIKHLKNEIICPSCGKETFCLGEDLNSHIQSTHFAPSFNDLGKKENEMTAIISKLENFNSMNIVASDVVGLAESKSDLIFKGETSHPHENTCTSNENPVTPQSQIGIKFWEREDEAISPRVSEFETHLRKKNVSFFQDEIVLSEVTLAPEFPSFSFDSCNSTIKTSCVVHFSTTEFEKPLESNKEEQLKAQISKNKITNIIINNFEDNILGPSNIDFLTIGSLVVFDYFDVNIKTNVFPHTQVFLFDSCLIILDSKGTQLLLYQQLDDRTFISSIYENNGSIIINLNSIKLPSVTLSSENKILLHKWYIILGKFSEQVDVSKSIPLIQVSTNAWDLLEDAPDETYADAVPEDIKIVNKLTSKGLELPSRFLKRQILRPDSIPKVLVVAIPLVNDEDYGIEDYEFASAIKDLLVGILNSLNESDKLGIVFLGDHLKHQSMIGNYYGCTGKDWEGWQIVLESITAEIISRRDNSTVYSQCDDGIHYIEVLSKLNFVKNDKKKESPLHEIIFISNEIICGVAITPSTGIGKLSSPVQNPFLEKPVINEKIDFNRRIAKLCEEYDVNFSFILLADEFRYEPYEILAMHYYLKSLVSIKDIETNNNDYNNKIKLYIALDLEKLNDVLFSKIENMHHITVKSLETRIEFPSNVKLLGYESPLGKVTINDNDNSSNDNSNNYLIKFKNLSSGFEKSLLFNIEVNYENVKVSSNSKINIANSTSRIITDNIESMFESHMDIKLQNDKDSPLCNDVTINLNIEKSNSIDFREVNAGDNLKVSIVPQLSGVSDVYFIKRKIQSLVIDTLWVSVLQVKNFDLEARDNAKESITRLIAKIWELSSSSELLNSAMVSKKGVERWTEVLVQRLETIIDGYSLRNYQLSNSKCVALYLELE, encoded by the coding sequence ATGGACATTCATCAAGGTGCAAATAGTGgttggaatttcaaaaacatcCCAAAACAACTCAATGTATCCGGTGCATCAACTTCAGCTTTCTCTGTAAACTCTGCTCCTCTTTCTGACAGAACAAATGCTACTTCTGTCACTAATACGCCTTGCTATCATCAAACAATAAAAACTTCTcacatcaacaacatatATGATTCCAATCTTCTCAGTTCCACACCTGCTCCAATCCGACGTAAAAAATTTCAGCAAAACCTGATCAACGTGTACGAATGTGCTTTCTGTAACGAATCTCTACATCACGTTtttgaaggagaaaaacTAGTGGATTTGGATTGCGGTCATACCCTTCATTTCCAGTGTTTCCATGAATTGACCACGCCGCTGCCACTAtttgacaaattcaatgttGACGCAAATACATACATTAAACATCTGAAAAACGAAATCATTTGCCCAAGTTGTGGTAAGGAAACATTCTGTCTCGGTGAAGATTTAAACTCACACATCCAGAGTACACATTTTGCACCAAGTTTTAATGACCTAGGgaagaaggaaaatgaaatgaCGGCAATTATTTcgaaattggaaaatttcaataGCATGAATATTGTGGCATCAGATGTTGTTGGTCTTGCTGAGAGTAAGTCCgatttgattttcaaaggAGAAACGAGCCACCCTCATGAGAACACATGTACAAGTAATGAAAACCCAGTCACTCCTCAAAGCCAAATTGGTATCAAATTTTGGGAACGTGAAGATGAAGCAATTTCTCCTCGTGTTTCAGAGTTTGAGACACacttgagaaaaaagaacgtatcattttttcaagatgaAATAGTTCTGTCTGAAGTTACTCTGGCCCCCGAATTTCCTTCCTTCTCATTTGATAGTTGTAACAGTACCATCAAAACTAGTTGTGTTGTACACTTCTCCACAACGGAGTTTGAAAAACCTTTGGAATCAAATAAGGAAGAACAACTGAAGGCTCAGATtagcaaaaataaaatcacgaatattattattaataattttgaagacaaCATTCTAGGTCCATCAAACATTGATTTTCTGACCATAGGCAGTCTCGTAGtatttgattattttgaCGTCAATATCAAGACAAACGTGTTTCCCCATACACAggtttttctctttgattCATGTTTGATTATTCTCGACTCTAAGGGAACTCAGCTGCTCCTCTATCAACAACTTGACGATCGCACTTTTATTTCATCCATCTATGAGAATAACGGTAGCATTATCATTAATTTGAACTCAATAAAATTACCCAGTGTAACATTATCGtcagaaaataaaatcctTTTACACAAGTGGTACATAATACTGGGGAAATTTTCAGAACAAGTTGATGTAAGTAAATCTATCCCACTAATACAAGTATCAACTAATGCTTGGGATTTGCTAGAAGATGCTCCAGATGAAACTTATGCAGATGCTGTGCCCgaagatatcaaaattgTTAACAAGTTAACTTCCAAAGGCTTGGAACTGCCGTCCAGATTTTTAAAACGTCAAATCCTGCGTCCTGattcaattccaaaagTTCTAGTTGTTGCTATCCCCTTAgttaatgatgaagattacGGTATAGAAGATTATGAGTTTGCAAGTGCTATCAAAGACCTGTTGGTTGGTATTCTGAACTCTTTAAATGAAAGTGATAAACttggaattgtttttcttggagATCACCTCAAGCACCAATCAATGATTGGCAATTACTACGGGTGCACAGGCAAGGATTGGGAAGGTTGGCAAATAGTGTTAGAATCCATAACCGCCGAGATAATTTCAAGAAGAGATAATTCAACTGTATATTCTCAATGTGATGACGGGATTCATTATATTGAGGTTCTCTCTAAATTGAACTTTGTTAAGaatgataaaaagaaagaatcCCCGTTACACGaaatcatttttatttcaaatgaaataatTTGCGGAGTGGCTATTACGCCTTCTACCGGAATTGGAAAACTGTCCTCACCTGTACAAAATCCCTTTCTGGAGAAGCCAGTAATAAACGAAAAGATAGACTTTAACAGAAGAATAGCCAAACTTTGTGAAGAGTACGATGtcaatttcagttttattttattagCCGACGAATTTAGATATGAACCCTACGAAATACTGGCAATGcattattatttgaaatcacTAGTTTCCATAAAAGATatagaaacaaataataatgattATAATAACAAGATCAAACTGTATATTGCAttagatttggaaaaactAAATGATGTCCTGTTTTCAAAGATCGAAAATATGCATCACATAACTGTGAAGTCATTAGAAACAAGAATAGAATTTCCATCAAATGTAAAATTACTAGGTTATGAGTCTCCCTTAGGAAAGGTCACTATTAATGATAACGACAATAGCAGTAATGATAATAGCAACAATTATCTCATTAAATTTAAAAATCTCAGTTCGGGATTTGAAAAGTCTTTGCTTTTTAACATAGAAGTaaattatgaaaatgtAAAAGTTTCTAGCAAcagcaaaatcaatattgCAAATTCGACAAGTAGGATCATCACTGATAACATAGAATCTATGTTTGAATCACACATGGATATTAAACTACAGAATGATAAAGATAGCCCACTATGTAATGATGTGACCATCAATCtgaatattgaaaaatcaaacagtATAGATTTTAGAGAAGTTAACGCTGGGGATAATTTAAAGGTTTCTATTGTGCCACAACTTTCGGGAGTTAGTGATGTTTATTTTATAAAGAGGAAGATACAGTCTTTAGTGATTGATACATTGTGGGTATCAGTTCTGCAAGTTAAAAACTTCGATTTGGAGGCCAGGGATAATGCAAAAGAATCAATCACACGTTTAATAGCTAAAATCTGGGAGCTCTCAAGCTCGAGTGAATTATTGAACTCAGCAATGGTGTCGAAGAAAGGCGTGGAGCGATGGACGGAAGTATTAGTTCAAAGATTAGAAACTATTATCGATGGATATTCGCTTAGAAACTATCAATTATCTAATTCAAAATGTGTTGCTTTGTATTTAGAGTTGGAATAG
- a CDS encoding uncharacterized protein (PKUD0A09700; similar to Saccharomyces cerevisiae YDR512C (EMI1); ancestral locus Anc_1.41) produces the protein MFWNKSENKDNNQEPNTNEESRETRGIIPPENDGEVDNIINNVLSDFKGSEMRSKASDRVESLELNKFPSEMSCMTALDELMQCMSLGGQIRNYYRYGDLTLCDKQSEKLNFCFSNSLKTEDQKRINVQEFYKNRLVEQLKRGSSEDIWESRD, from the exons ATGTTTTGGAACAAAtctgaaaacaaagacaacAACCAAGAGCCAAACACTAATGAAGAATCTCGAGAGACTCGTGGAATCATACCTCCGGAAAATGATGGTGAAGTAGACAATATAATCAACAACGTCCTAAGTGACTTCAAAGGTTCTGAGATGAGGTCGAAGGCCAGCGACAGAGTCGAGTCTTTGGAGCTGAACAAATTTCCC AGTGAAATGTCCTGCATGACGGCTCTTGACGAACTTATGCAATGCATGTCCTTAGGTGGACAGATCAGAAACTATTACAGATATGGCGACTTGACACTTTGCGACAAACAGTCCGAAAAACTcaacttttgtttctccaaCTCCTTGAAGACAGAAGATCAGAAAAGAATCAACGTGCAAGAGTTCTACAAGAATAGGCTCGTAGAACAACTCAAAAGAGGTTCCAGTGAAGACATCTGGGAATCCAGAGACTAG